GAGGAGAAATCATGACAATAATAATACCAAAAAACGAAAAGATAGAATTGCCAAAAGCGGTAAGCGAAAAATTCAAGGGGAAAAAGATAGAATTGCAGGTTACCAGGGGCGGGATTTTTCTCAGGCCGGTTGAGGATGCCATCAGGCAGGCAAAAGGCATGTTAAGGAACAGCGTTTTTTCGACCAGGCAATATCTGAAAAATAAAAAAGCAGATAAAGCCATAGAGCAATGAAAAAACAATTGTTCTTGACGCCTGCGCCCTGATAGCCTTTTTAAAAGAAGAAGACGGCGCGGAGACAGTTGAGCATTTGCTGCGCCAGGCAGAGGCCGGGAAAATAGACATTTTGATGCATTCAATCAATCTGCTGGAGATCTACTACGGCGTCTACCGGGCGGACGGGCCGGTCCGGGCTGAAACCTTGATGGAAGCAATATCAAGATTGCCGGTTACAGTTATCGATGCCCTTGCCGGAAGGCTGCTCAAAGAAGCTGGAAGGATCAAGGCCAGCCATGTCGTTTCACTGGCCGACTCCGTTGCTGTCGCACTGGCCATTGCCCGCAATGCCGAACTGGTTACTTCCGATCGCCACGAATTCGGGATTGTCGAAAAGAAAGAGGCGGTAAGGTTTTATTGGATCCGGTAGAAAGAATGTCCATGTTTTTGGTACGCTTTTCGTAATGCGCCATTTTCCATTTCAAGCGCCCGGCGCCAGCAATCAAAGGCTTCGGATGCCCAACGCAGGCAACAAAGGCCATTCATGGCCTTATAGCCGGGAGTACAAAATGCCTCACTCGTATTCCAAAATATGGGTACATCTGGTCTGGAGCACCAAAGACCGCCCGCCCTACCTTACGAAAGATATAAAGAACAAGGTGATCTTCCATATCAAGGAAAAAGCTAAAACCGAAGGGATATATGTTGATACCGTCAACGGCGTGGAAGATCATGTCCATTGTCTTATCGATCTCGGATTGAAACGCAGCATAGCGGATACGGTAAACCTGTTGAAAGGCGAATCGTCTCATTGGGTCAATGAACAGGCCTTAATGAAATTTCATTTCAATTGGCAAATTGGGTATGGCGCGTTTTCTTTGGGCGAATCACAATTGGATACTGTCCGGCATTATATCCTGAACCAGGAGGAACACCATAAGGTAAAAACGTTTGTGGAAGAGTTCGACGAATTGTTAAAAACATACAAGGTGGCCCATGATGACAAAAGGCCGTGAACGGCCTGTGTTGTGAAAAATCCCCTATCCATAGCCCATACATTACTTGTCCGCCGTAGCTTTAGCGTAGGTGGAATGTATGGGCTATGGAAGTGGCAACGATTCACCGCAATCACAAGAACATAACAAGGAAGCACAAGATGTCCGAAATAAAGATACAGCTCAACGGCAAAGAAGTTATCTGTGATTCCAGCCAGACAATTTTACAGGTGGCCGAGCAGCAGGGTCTGGACATTCCCAACATGTGCCACGACAAGAAGCTAGAGCCGTTCGGTTCCTGCTGGGTCTGCCTGGTGGAGGTGAAAGGGGCCCGGGGCTTCGTGCCCTCCTGCGCCACCAAGGTCTACGACGGGATGACGGTGGAGATAGACAACCAAAAGATTAAGGCCGCCCGGCAACTGGCGCTGGAACTGCTGCTCTCCAACCATTACGGCGACTGCATCGCGCCCTGCCAGGCCGCCTGCCCGGCCGGCTGCGACGTCCAGGGTTACACCGCGCTTTTAGCCAACGGAATGGAGGCCGAGGCCATCAAGCTGATCAAGGACACCCTGCCGCTGCCGGCCAGCCTGGGCCGGGTCTGCCCCCATCCCTGCGAGACCGAGTGCCGCCGCAACCTGGTGGAAGAGCCGGTGTCCATCTGTTACCTCAAGCGCCGGGCCGCCGACTTCGACCTCAACTCCGGAAAACCCTACCTTCCCAAGGTCGCTCCCGACACCGGCAAGAAAGTGGCGGTGGTGGGAGCCGGACCGGCCGGCTTAAGCGCCGCCTATTACCTGAGGCAAAAAGGCCACCAGGTCACGATATTCGAGGCCCTGCCCAAGCCGGGCGGCTGGCTGCGCTACGGAATTCCTAACTACCGTTTGCCTAAGGAGGTTTTGGACCAGGAGATCAAGACCATCACCGACCTGGGGATCGAGATAAAATGCGAGCAGACCCTGAATAAGGATTTTACCATTGAGTCCTTAAGGAAATCATACGACGCCGTCTTCCTGGGCTTCGGGGCCCACGCCTCCACCAGGATGGGAGTGGAAGGCGAACAGTCGGACGGGGTCTGGGATGGAATAGGGTTCTTAAAGAAACTGGCCCTGGGCCAGGAGATCAAGATCGGCAAAACCGTGGCGGTAATCGGCGGCGGCAATACCGCCATAGACGCGGCCCGGACCTCGCTGCGGCTGGGGGCCGAGGAGGTAAGCATAGTCTACCGGCGCTCGGAAAAAGAGATGCCGGCCAATCCCTTCGAGATAGAGGAGGCCCGGCACGAGGGGGTCAAGTTCAAGTTTTTAACCGCGCCCAGCCGGGTGATCGCTTGCACCCAGACCGAAGCCGGGGGGCTGATCTGCCAGAAGATGGAGCTGGGCGAGCCCGACGCCTCGGGCCGGCGCCGTCCGGTGCCCCAGGCTGGCTCGGACTACAAGGTGGAGGCCGAAACCATCATCGCGGCCATCGGCCAGGCCCCGGATCTCTCTGTGCTGGGGCCGAACCACGGGGTGGAGACCACCAAGTGGTCCACCATCAAGACCGACGAGCGGACCGGGGCCACCAATGTGACGGGCCTGTTCGCGGCCGGCGACCTGGTGACCGGAGCAGCCACGGTGGTGGAGGCCATCGGCGGGGCCCACCGGGCGGCCGAAGCCATCCACTCATATTTAACCACCGGCCAGGCTCTAAAACCGGTCAAGAACTTCAACATCACCAAGGGCAAGATCAACGAAGTGCCCAAGGAGCTTTTCGCCCACATTCCCAAGGCGGTCAAGGCCCAAATGCCGATGCTGCCCATCGCCCAGCGCCGCAACTTTGAGGAAGTGGAGAAGGGATTCGTCTCCACCGTGGCCGCGGAAGAGGCCCAGCGCTGCTTAGAGTGCGGCTGCGCCGACGTGGTGGAGTGCAAACTGCGGGATTACGCCACCCAGTACGAGGCTTCGGTCAAGCGCTTCATGGGCGAGGTCAAGAAACACCCCATCGACGAGAGCCATCCCTTTCTGGCGCGGGACCAGAGCAAGTGCATCCTGTGCGGGCGCTGCGTCCGGATGTGCCTGGAGGTGGTCGGGGCCTCGGCCCTGGGCTTCGTTTACCGGGGCTTTGGCACCATCGTGGCCCCGTCCCTGGAAAAACCATTCCCCGAATCCAGCTGCGTGTCCTGCGGAGCCTGCATCGAGACCTGCCCGGTGGGCGCGCTGGCCGAGCGTCCCCGCCACCTGAAACCCGCGCCCTGGGAGATGCCCAAAACCAGTTCGGTCTGCACCTTCTGCGGGGTGGGCTGCGGAATGGAGATCCACACCAAGGACAGCAAGGCGGTCAAGGTCACCGGTTTTCAGGAAAGCCCGACCAGCCAGGGATCATTATGCTTCAAGGGCAAGTTCGGCTTTGAACTGATTCATAGTCCGGAACGACTGACCAGCCCGTTAGTCAAACAGGGCAAGACCTTGGTCCCGGTGGAATGGAAGAAGGCCTTTAACCTGGTGAACGGGGACATAGACTCCATCGTTAAGAAACACGGGCCGGAAGCGGTGGCGGTGCTGGCTTCGGGCCGGACCTCGCTGGAAGAGGCCGAGGGCCTGCGTTCCTGGGCGGCCAAGAAGGGCGTAAGCAAGTTCTCCAGCCTGGCATACATTGGAGGCCGGGCGCTGGATCAATTGGAGAAAACATTAGGCGGGCTGAACGGCAAAAGCTATGCCAATCTGGGAAAGGCCCAGGCCGTGCTGCTTATCGGTTCCGATCCCTACAGCCAGCACCCGGTGTTCGGGCAGATTTTGAGGCAGGCGGCCAAGAAAGACGTGCTTGCACGCCAGAGTAACCCTACAAGTCAGCTGTTTCAGCACGCAGGCGTGCCGGTCTATATCTTATCGGAAAAGACCGGACCGTTGGTCGAGATCGCGGCCGGGCAGTTCACGGTAAAGGCCGGAGGGATATCTTCCGCCCTGAACGGAGCGCTTAAATCTCTGCCCGGCAATTCCAATCTGGCGGGCTTTGCCCAGTATAAAAAGGGTTTGGCCAAAATAACCGGGTCCGCGGTACTCAAGGAAAGCGGGCTGAAGAAGAGCGAACTGGAACAGCTTTCCCAGGTGCTGTCCCGGAATAAGAATCTTTTAATAGCCTTCAACGCCGAGCTGATAGACGGCGAGACCGCCAAGGCCATCGGCAACTTCCTGCTTTTGAACGAAACCCCGGAAAACTTCATCGCCTTAAGGGCCAAGGCCAATCTGAACGGGGTGGACCAGTTCGTTACCGTTCCGGCGGACGAAATCATCAAACAAATGGAACAAGGAATAATCAAGGCCGCGGTGCTGTGGAACGAAGATCCCTTGGGTTCACTTCCCGAAGGCAAAAAACTGGCCAAGGCGTTTTCCAAGCTGGAGAAGTTAGTAGTTGCCGACCTGTTCCTGACCGGGACCGCCAAGACAGCCGACATAGCGCTGCCCACCTGCGCCTTTGCCGAACAGGACGGCAGTTTCATCAATTCCGAGGGGCGGCTGCAGCACTTCAAGCAGGCGGTTCAGCCGGTCTGCGGAATGACCTCCAAGCAGATCATCTCCGAACTGGGCGGGACGGCCCTGCCGGGCATGCCGGCCGAGAAGAAGGGGGCCAGGCAGTTCCTGGCGCCGGAGCTCAAGAAGACCAAGCCGGTCAAGGAAGGATTCTGCGGCGATGTGCTGGAGAAGATGGTCTGGGAGTTGAAGAAGAAAGAGGGGCTGCTGAAAGAGTAGTAATGACTTCACCGGAACTCAACCCACTTCGGCTCTGCTCAGCGCAAGCCTATCTCCCCTTCTCTATAAAGAGAAGGGGACGGGGGATGAGTTCTAAAGAAAATTGATATTTGCAAAGGGGCTGGCATTTTATGCCAGCCCCTTTGGTTGTATATTATTAGCCCAGCCCTTCCGACTACGCACAAAGCTTCGTCGAATAAATTTGCCTGGGCTAAATAAATAACCGTTACCGGGAATAATTCCGCCTCTCCCGACGTATATATAAACAGCCAACCAAAATCCAAAATAATTAAAGGGAGAAGAAAAATGAAAAAGCTGACCCTGATAGCCCTGACGGCGGCTTTAATCCTAAGCTGCTTCAGCTATCTGCAGTCCCAGCAGACCGGGAGCGTGGCCGGGACGGTCACCGATGCCAAGACCGGCCAGGCAATATCCGGGGCTGCGGTCAAGATCCTGAATTCACAATTCAGCGCCTTCATTGACAACCAGGGGAAATATCTGATGGCTAACGTGCCGGCCGGAAAATACTCCCTCCAAGCCTCGGCTCCCAATTATGATTCCCAGATCAAGAAAAATATCACTGTCAAGGCAGGCGCGACTCTTACTGTTGACTTCAAACTTAAACCCCCGGTCCCGGCAAAAGACGAGAATAACCGGCTGGCTCTGGACAAAGCCATGAAATGCAGCGAACAGGCGGCAGCCCCCTGCATGTCAATCGGTTCCGGCATGGTTTACCGTGGGGTTCCGGCCGATTTCAACACCGAGGAATACTCCAAGATAGACGAGAACACCTTCAAGCAGGTCAAAGCCGATCCGCTCTCCACCTTCTCCATCGACGTGGACCCGGCCAGCTACGCCAACATGAGGCGGTTCCTGAACTCCGGCCAGCTGCCGCCCAAGGACGCCGTCAGGATAGAAGAACTGATCAACTATTTCGACTATGCCTACGCCCAGCCCGATGACGGCCGGCCCTTTGCGGTGCATACCGAAGCGGCCGAGTGCCCCTGGAACCAGGGCCACCGTTTGGTGAGGATAGGCCTGAAGGGCAAGGAAATTGCGCTGGACAAACTGCCGCCGACCAATCTGGTCTTTTTGCTGGACGTCTCCGGCTCGATGCAGGACCCCGCCAAACTTCCGCTCTTAAAATCGGCCTTTAAACTGCTGGTCAACCAACTGCGGCCCCAGGACCGGGTGGCCATAGCGGTCTACGCCAGCGCCGAGGGGCTGGCCCTGCCCTCCACTCCGGGCAGCGATAAGAAAACTATCCTGGGAGTGCTGGACCAGCTGGAGGCCGGAGGCTGCACCGCCGGGGCGGCCGGGATCCAATTGGCGTATAAGACGGCAAAAGAGAACTTCATCAAGAACGGCAACAACCGGGTGATCCTGGCCACCGACGGGGATTTCAACGTTGGAGTCTCCTCCACTTCGGAACTGATCCGGATGATCGAGCAGAAGCGGGAAGAAGGCATCTACCTTTCGGTGCTGGGCTTCGGCGCCGGAAACTTAAAAGACTCGCGGATGGAACAGCTGGCCGACAAGGGCAACGGCAACTACGCCTACATCGACAACATCACCGAGGCTCGCAAGGTGCTGGTCAGCCAGATGGGCGGCACCCTGTTCACCATCGCCAAGGACGTCAAGATCCAGGTGGAGTTCAACCCGGCCCGGGTCAAGGCCTACAAGCTGATCGGCTACGAGAACCGGCTGTTGAACAAG
The window above is part of the candidate division TA06 bacterium genome. Proteins encoded here:
- a CDS encoding type II toxin-antitoxin system VapC family toxin; amino-acid sequence: MVLDACALIAFLKEEDGAETVEHLLRQAEAGKIDILMHSINLLEIYYGVYRADGPVRAETLMEAISRLPVTVIDALAGRLLKEAGRIKASHVVSLADSVAVALAIARNAELVTSDRHEFGIVEKKEAVRFYWIR
- the tnpA gene encoding IS200/IS605 family transposase, whose product is MPHSYSKIWVHLVWSTKDRPPYLTKDIKNKVIFHIKEKAKTEGIYVDTVNGVEDHVHCLIDLGLKRSIADTVNLLKGESSHWVNEQALMKFHFNWQIGYGAFSLGESQLDTVRHYILNQEEHHKVKTFVEEFDELLKTYKVAHDDKRP
- a CDS encoding FAD-dependent oxidoreductase, whose protein sequence is MSEIKIQLNGKEVICDSSQTILQVAEQQGLDIPNMCHDKKLEPFGSCWVCLVEVKGARGFVPSCATKVYDGMTVEIDNQKIKAARQLALELLLSNHYGDCIAPCQAACPAGCDVQGYTALLANGMEAEAIKLIKDTLPLPASLGRVCPHPCETECRRNLVEEPVSICYLKRRAADFDLNSGKPYLPKVAPDTGKKVAVVGAGPAGLSAAYYLRQKGHQVTIFEALPKPGGWLRYGIPNYRLPKEVLDQEIKTITDLGIEIKCEQTLNKDFTIESLRKSYDAVFLGFGAHASTRMGVEGEQSDGVWDGIGFLKKLALGQEIKIGKTVAVIGGGNTAIDAARTSLRLGAEEVSIVYRRSEKEMPANPFEIEEARHEGVKFKFLTAPSRVIACTQTEAGGLICQKMELGEPDASGRRRPVPQAGSDYKVEAETIIAAIGQAPDLSVLGPNHGVETTKWSTIKTDERTGATNVTGLFAAGDLVTGAATVVEAIGGAHRAAEAIHSYLTTGQALKPVKNFNITKGKINEVPKELFAHIPKAVKAQMPMLPIAQRRNFEEVEKGFVSTVAAEEAQRCLECGCADVVECKLRDYATQYEASVKRFMGEVKKHPIDESHPFLARDQSKCILCGRCVRMCLEVVGASALGFVYRGFGTIVAPSLEKPFPESSCVSCGACIETCPVGALAERPRHLKPAPWEMPKTSSVCTFCGVGCGMEIHTKDSKAVKVTGFQESPTSQGSLCFKGKFGFELIHSPERLTSPLVKQGKTLVPVEWKKAFNLVNGDIDSIVKKHGPEAVAVLASGRTSLEEAEGLRSWAAKKGVSKFSSLAYIGGRALDQLEKTLGGLNGKSYANLGKAQAVLLIGSDPYSQHPVFGQILRQAAKKDVLARQSNPTSQLFQHAGVPVYILSEKTGPLVEIAAGQFTVKAGGISSALNGALKSLPGNSNLAGFAQYKKGLAKITGSAVLKESGLKKSELEQLSQVLSRNKNLLIAFNAELIDGETAKAIGNFLLLNETPENFIALRAKANLNGVDQFVTVPADEIIKQMEQGIIKAAVLWNEDPLGSLPEGKKLAKAFSKLEKLVVADLFLTGTAKTADIALPTCAFAEQDGSFINSEGRLQHFKQAVQPVCGMTSKQIISELGGTALPGMPAEKKGARQFLAPELKKTKPVKEGFCGDVLEKMVWELKKKEGLLKE
- a CDS encoding von Willebrand factor type A domain-containing protein, yielding MKKLTLIALTAALILSCFSYLQSQQTGSVAGTVTDAKTGQAISGAAVKILNSQFSAFIDNQGKYLMANVPAGKYSLQASAPNYDSQIKKNITVKAGATLTVDFKLKPPVPAKDENNRLALDKAMKCSEQAAAPCMSIGSGMVYRGVPADFNTEEYSKIDENTFKQVKADPLSTFSIDVDPASYANMRRFLNSGQLPPKDAVRIEELINYFDYAYAQPDDGRPFAVHTEAAECPWNQGHRLVRIGLKGKEIALDKLPPTNLVFLLDVSGSMQDPAKLPLLKSAFKLLVNQLRPQDRVAIAVYASAEGLALPSTPGSDKKTILGVLDQLEAGGCTAGAAGIQLAYKTAKENFIKNGNNRVILATDGDFNVGVSSTSELIRMIEQKREEGIYLSVLGFGAGNLKDSRMEQLADKGNGNYAYIDNITEARKVLVSQMGGTLFTIAKDVKIQVEFNPARVKAYKLIGYENRLLNKEDFNDDKKDAGELGSGHTVTALYEIIPAGSQEEVPGVDPLKYQETKVSSAASKSPELMTVKLRYKLPAENESKLISKVIMDRNGEIAESSEDFRFAAAVAEFGLLIRDSEFKGKSSYGQALALARGAKGQDKEGYRAEFIKLAETARLLAQNQD